A genomic stretch from Penaeus vannamei isolate JL-2024 chromosome 6, ASM4276789v1, whole genome shotgun sequence includes:
- the LOC113815370 gene encoding uncharacterized PE-PGRS family protein PE_PGRS54 isoform X22 has product MEGSSRVLLSLLVAGLAVLPHLVNARSPTPNIHICHSLTCPEQDAFYAHPTFCTDYVHCVAGVPYVKKCPSNLNFNAVKGACDHPRDAHCTPFKTSCELTSPFVPGGVTDDLVTCDCEGPCIKPHPYRCDAFYHCDAAGVEHLTKCPGDLMFNAMVEQCDLPENTKCEPAPSCSCDNCRYPSSEKCSAYWLCEGGQAVQHFCSNGLLFNRDTSQCDLAINVDCSEGAWEEGAFLETACVDRRLDCPKFVKDGGCQCSGSNCDWQSFVLRNCPKSCGSCKVNKMISKRTFALEEKGLKRKHHSSKESGSKESGSKESGSKESGSKESGSKESGSKESGSKESGSKESGSKESGSKESGSKESGSKESGSKESGSKESGSKESGSKESGSKESGSKESGSKESGSKESGSKESGSNESHKPGHSHECGGNGGSGSGGGGGDGGSGGGGGDGGSGGGGGDGGSGGDGGSGGGGGSGGDGGNGGEGGNGGNNGNGGSGGGSGGGGEGGNGVGGGSGSGGGDGGNGGSGGSGGGSGGGGEGGNGGGGGSGSGGGDGGNNGNGGSGGGSGGGGEGGNGGGGGSGSGGGDGGNNGNGGSGGGSGGGGEGGNGGGGGSGSGGGDGGNGGSGGSGGGSGGGGEGGNGGGGGSGSGGGDGGNNGNGGSGGGSGGGGEGGNGGGGGSGSGGGDGGNNGNGGSGGGSGGGGEGGNGGGGGSGSGGGDGGNNGNGGSGGGSGGGGEGGNGGGGGSGSGGGDGGNNGNGGSGGGSGGGGEGGNGGGGGSGSGGGDGGNGGSGGSGGGSGGGGDEDCQDNEVDCVYWAANNDCICKPTDGDCSWQYYVSATCPKSCGTCGNGGGGGDGGNGGGGGDGGNGGGGGDGGDGGNGGSIDGCVIDCSLGKYLPHPTDCRKFIQCAPYGPEEMPCAPGTVWNQQKLTCDHEWASPCVTGSYLTPEGLPCGGGSGGDGGNGGGGGDGGNGGGGGDGGNGGGGGDGGNGGGGGDGGNGGGGGDGGNGGGGGDGGNGGGGGDGGDGGNGGSIDGCVIDCSLGKYLPHPTDCRKFIQCAPYGPEEMPCAPGTVWNQQKLTCDHEWASLCVTGSYLTPEGLPCGGGSGGDGGNGGGGGDGGNGGGGGDGGNGGGGGDGGNGGGGGDGGNGGGGGDGGNGGGGGDGGNGGGGGDGGDGGNGGSISGCVIDCSLGKYLPHPTDCRKFIQCAPYGPEEMPCAPGTVWNQQKLTCDHEWASPCVTGSYLTPEGLPCGGGSGGDGGNVGGGGDGGNGGGGGDGGNGGGGGDGGNGGGGEDGGNGGGGGDGGNGGGGGDGGNGGGGGDGGNGGGGGDGGNEGGGGDGGNGGGGGDGGDGGNGGSIDGCVIDCSLGKYLPHPSDCRKFIQCAPYGPEEMPCAPGTVWNQQKLTCDHEWASPCVTGSYLTPEGLPCGGGSGGDGGNGGGGGDGGNGGGGGDGGNGGGGGDGGDGGNGGSIDGCVIDCSLGKYLPHPTDCRKFIQCAPYGPEEMPCAPGTVWNQQKLTCDHEWASPCVTGSYLTPEGLPCGGGSGGDGGNGGGGGDGGNGGGGGDGGNGGGGGDGGNGGGGGDGGNGGGGGDGGNGGGGGDGGNGGGSGGGDGGNGGGGGDGGNGGGGGDGGNGGGGGDGGNGGGGGDGGNGGGGGDGGNGGGGGDGGNGGGGGDGGNGGGGGDGGNGGGDGGEDCPLSCPEKEGLFPHPRDCKKWIHCSHNIPFVKKCPFHLHFNPVQRVCDWPFRAQCIAAPDADCQIPEPVLPTEPPNVKPDICDCECCLRPHPEDCTAYYYCEPNASAEFHTCSEGLVFNPQLSQCVLQVDYPQCQPEKPPTCDPTCECLYPAHSCSEYYKCNGDGIPVKYECTGGLYFNDQKHTCDLPENVSCEERRKRSEIDPVTEQHYILPEECKDLQGMYAIRDRPSSYYLCSHGVAFEMRCPDGGVFSSKAKKCILRK; this is encoded by the exons GATCCCCGACTCCGAACATACATATCTGTCACAGCCTGACCTGCCCTGAACAGGACGCCTTCTACGCGCACCCGACCTTCTGCACAGACTACGTCCACTGCGTCGCCGGCGTCCCATATGTCAAG AAATGCCCTTCAAACCTGAACTTCAACGCTGTGAAGGGGGCGTGCGACCACCCGAGGGACGCCCACTGCACGCCCTTCAAGACGTCCTGCGAGCTGACGAGCCCTTTCGTCCCAGGAGGCGTGACAGACGACCTCGTGACGTGTGACTGCGAAGGCCCCTGCATCAAGCCGCACCCGTACCGCTGCGATGCCTTCTACCACTGCGACGCT GCGGGCGTGGAGCACCTTACGAAGTGTCCCGGAGACTTGATGTTCAACGCGATGGTTGAACAATGTGATCTGCCGGAGAACACCAAATGTGAACCGGCGCCCTCCTGTTCCTGTGACAACTGCCGGTACCCTTCGTCCGAAAAGTGCTCTGCTTACTGGCTGT GTGAGGGTGGCCAAGCAGTTCAGCATTTCTGCAGTAACGGCCTTCTCTTCAACCGTGACACGTCACAGTGCGATCTGGCCATCAATGTAGACTGTAGCGAAGGGGCCTGGGAAGAAGGTGCTTTCCTGGAGACGGCCTGCGTTGACCGACGTTTGGACTGTCCAAAGTTTGTGAAGGATGGAGGGTGTCAGTGCAGTGGAAGTAACTGCGACTGGCAGTCGTTTGTTCTTAGGAACTGTCCAAAATCCTGTGGCAGCTGCAAAGTAAACAAAATGATTAGCAAGAGGACATTTGCCTTAGAAGAAAAAGGACTTAAAAGAAAGCATCATAgtagcaaagagtctggaagcaaggagtctggaagcaaagagtctggaagcaaggaatccggaagcaaagagtctggaagcaaagagtctggaagcaaagagtctggaagcaaggaatccggaagcaaagagtctggaagcaaagagtctggaagcaaggaatccggaagcaaagagtctggaagcaaagagtctggaagcaaggaatccggaagcaaagagtctggaagcaaggagtccggaagcaaagagtctggaagcaaggagtccggaagcaaagagtctggaagcaagGAGTCCGGAAGCAAGGAGTCCGggagcaaagagtctggaagtaATGAAAGCCACAAACCAGGCCATAGTCATGaatgtggtggtaatggtggatcTGGAagcggaggaggcggtggagacggtggaagcggaggaggcggtggagacggtggaagcggaggaggcggtggagacgGTGGAAGCGGTGGAGACGGTGGAAGCGGAGGAGGCGGTGGAAGCGGAGGAGACGGTGGAAacggaggagaaggtggaaacgGTGGAAACAACGGcaatggaggaagtggaggtggatcaggaggcggaggagaaggaggcaacgGTGTAGGTGGaggcagcggaagtggaggaggagacggtggGAATGGCggcagtggaggaagtggaggtggatcaggaggcggaggagaaggaggcaacggtggaggcggaggcagcggaagtggaggaggagacggtggAAACAACGGcaatggaggaagtggaggtggatcaggaggcggaggagaaggaggcaacggtggaggtggaggcagcggaagtggagggggagacggTGGAAACAACGGCAATGGAGGAAGTGGCGGTGGatcaggaggcggaggagaaggaggcaacggtggaggcggaggcagcggaagtggaggaggagacggtggAAATGGCggcagtggaggaagtggaggtggatcaggaggcggaggagaaggaggcaacggtggaggcggaggcagcggaagtggaggaggagacggtggAAACAACGGcaatggaggaagtggaggtggatcaggaggcggaggagaaggaggcaacggtggaggcggaggcagcggaagtggaggaggagacggtggAAACAACGGcaatggaggaagtggaggtggatcaggaggcggaggagaaggaggcaacggtggaggtggaggcagcggaagtggaggaggagacggtggAAACAACGGcaatggaggaagtggaggtggatcaggaggcggaggagaaggaggcaacggtggaggcggaggcagcggaagtggaggaggagacggcGGAAACAACGGcaatggaggaagtggaggtggatcaggaggcggaggagaaggaggcaacggtggaggcggaggcagcggaagtggaggaggagacggtggAAATGGCggcagtggaggaagtggaggtggatcaggaggcggaggagatgaAGACTGTCAAGATAACGAAGTGGACTGCGTGTACTGGGCAGCAAACAATGATTGCATATGCAAGCCCACAGATGGAGACTGCTCATGGCAATACTACGTGTCTGCAACATGTCCAAAGAGCTGTGGTACTTGTGGAaacggaggtggcggtggagacggcggaaacggaggtggcggtggagacggcggaaacggaggtggcggtggagacgGTGGTGATGGAGGAAATGGTGGAAGCATTGACGGTTGCGTCATTGACTGCTCCCTCGGAAAGTATCTGCCACATCCAACTGACTGCCGCAAGTTCATCCAGTGTGCCCCGTATGGTCCCGAAGAGATGCCTTGTGCTCCTGGAACGGTCTGGAACCAACAGAAACTCACCTGTGATCACGAATGGGCTTCTCCTTGTGTGACAGGCAGCTACTTGACTCCAGAAGGTCTACCatgtggaggaggtagtggtggagacggcggaaacggaggtggaggcggagacggcggaaacggaggtggcggtggagacggcggaaacggaggtggaggcggagacggcggaaacggag gtggcggtggagacggcggaaacggag gtggcggtggagacggcggaaatggaggtggcggtggagacggcggaaacggaggtggcggtggagacgGTGGTGATGGAGGAAATGGTGGAAGCATTGACGGTTGCGTCATTGACTGCTCCCTCGGAAAGTATCTGCCACATCCAACTGACTGCCGCAAGTTCATCCAGTGTGCCCCGTATGGTCCCGAAGAGATGCCTTGTGCTCCTGGAACGGTCTGGAACCAACAGAAACTCACCTGTGATCACGAATGGGCTTCTCTTTGTGTGACAGGCAGCTACTTGACTCCAGAAGGTCTACCatgtggaggaggtagtggtggagacggcggaaacggaggtggaggcggagacgGCGGAAACGGAG gtggcggcggagacggcggaaacggaggtggcggtggagacggcggaaacggag gtggcggtggagacggcggaaacggaggtggcggtggagacggcggaaacggaggtggaggcggagacggcggaaacggag gtggcggtggagacgGTGGTGATGGAGGAAATGGTGGAAGCATCAGCGGTTGCGTCATTGACTGCTCCCTCGGAAAGTATCTGCCACATCCAACTGACTGCCGCAAGTTCATCCAGTGTGCCCCGTATGGTCCCGAAGAGATGCCTTGTGCGCCTGGAACGGTCTGGAACCAACAGAAACTCACCTGTGATCACGAATGGGCTTCTCCTTGTGTGACAGGCAGCTACTTGACTCCAGAAGGTCTACCATGTGGAGGAGGTAGTGGCGGAGACGGCGGAAATGTAGGTGGAGGCGGAGACGGCGGAAACGGAGGTGGCGGCGGAGACGGCGGAAacggaggtggcggaggagacggcggaaacggaggtggaggcgaagacggcggaaacggaggtggcggtggagacggcggaaacggag gtggcggtggagacggcggaaatggaggtggcggtggagacggcggaaacggaggtggcggtggagacgGCGGAAATGAAGGTGGCGGTGGAGACGGCGGAaacggaggtggcggtggagacgGTGGTGATGGAGGAAATGGTGGAAGCATCGACGGTTGCGTCATTGACTGCTCCCTCGGAAAGTATCTGCCACATCCATCTGACTGCCGCAAGTTCATCCAGTGTGCCCCGTATGGTCCCGAAGAGATGCCTTGTGCTCCTGGAACGGTCTGGAACCAACAGAAACTCACCTGTGATCACGAATGGGCTTCTCCTTGTGTGACAGGCAGCTACTTGACTCCAGAAGGTCTACCatgtggaggaggtagtggtggagatggcggaaatggaggtggaggcggagacggcggaaacggag gtggcggtggagacggcggaaacggaggtggcggtggagacgGTGGTGATGGAGGAAATGGTGGAAGCATTGACGGTTGCGTCATTGACTGCTCCCTTGGAAAGTATCTGCCACATCCAACTGACTGCCGCAAGTTCATCCAGTGTGCCCCGTATGGTCCCGAAGAGATGCCTTGTGCTCCTGGAACGGTCTGGAACCAACAGAAACTCACCTGTGATCACGAATGGGCTTCTCCTTGTGTGACAGGCAGCTACTTGACTCCAGAAGGTCTACCatgtggaggaggtagtggtggagacggcggaaacggaggtggaggcggagacggcggaaacggaggtggcggtggagacggcggaaacggaggtggcggtggagacggcggaaacggaggtggcggtggagacggcggaaacggaggtggcggaggagacggcggaaacggaggtggtggtggagacggcggaaacggaggtggaAGTGGCGGTGGAGATggcggaaacggaggtggaggtggagacggcggaaacggaggtggcggtggagacggtggaaacggaggtggcggtggagacggcggaaacggaggtggcggtggagacggcggaaacggaggtggcggtggagacggcggaaacggaggtggcggtggagacggcggaaacggaggtggcggtggagatggcggaaatggaggtggaggtggagacggcggaaacggaggtggtgatggaggtgaagaTTGTCCATTGTCGTGTCCAGAAAAAGAAGGTCTTTTCCCTCATCCCCGGGATTGTAAGAAATGGATTCATTGTTCCCACAACATACCTTTTGTCAAGAAGTGTCCCTTCCATCTTCATTTCAATCCCGTCCAACGAGTATGTGACTGGCCATTTAGAGCCCAGTGTATTGCTGCTCCTGATGCTGACTGTCAGATTCCAGAACCTGTGCTTCCCACAGAGCCCCCTAATGTAAAACCTGACATTTGTGACTGTGAATGCTGCCTCAGACCTCATCCAGAGGATTGCACAGCCTACTATTACTGTGAG CCAAACGCAAGCGCCGAATTCCACACCTGTTCCGAAGGGCTCGTGTTCAACCCGCAGTTAAGTCAGTGTGTTCTTCAAGTAGATTATCCGCAGTGTCAGCCTGAGAAACCTCCAACATGCGACCCTACATGTGAATGTCTGTACCCTGCTCACAGCTGCTCAGAATACTACAAAT GTAATGGCGATGGCATTCCTGTTAAATATGAGTGTACAGGAGGGCTTTACTTCAACGACCAGAAACACACGTGTGACCTCCCTGAAAATGTTTCCTGTGAGGAGCGACGTAAAAGAAGTGAAATAGACCCTGTAACGGAACAACACTACATCTTAC cggAGGAGTGTAAGGATCTGCAAGGAATGTATGCCATTAGAGACAGACCAAGTTCGTATTACCTTTGCAGTCACGGCGTAGCCTTTGAAATGCGGTGTCCAGATGGCGGCGTTTTCTCAAGCAAAGCCAAGAAATGCATCTTAAGGAAGTAA